A stretch of the Uranotaenia lowii strain MFRU-FL chromosome 3, ASM2978415v1, whole genome shotgun sequence genome encodes the following:
- the LOC129757792 gene encoding methylenetetrahydrofolate reductase (NADPH) produces MHRQTVESDPPNGEMSSDKVTNLAAEAMHSHANSRNLKTVVQRWTSSDRLNYSIELIPKEDFVLDLSRLRAGSCPVFCSLPWISDNNLQYTRFVDTPMLKMTAKIVPHCTVMNHLSCYNITEAQVDKFVEMGNWNLFIIRGDTVSEGQRFPHAADLVQYLRAKNIPEMTIAVGGYPYVHPESPSMEDDVKYLKQKVDLGADFILTQTLYDADSFLRYVDECRRAGITVPIVPGFFLPQTYDQLETVLALTRVNPPASVLELLRSHAQDEPDQFEAWVVSHFSEVVRTLRKQRPDEAKLVHFFTFNRLDVLRKILDRLTDLF; encoded by the exons ATGCATCGACAAACAGTCGAATCCGACCCTCCCAATGGCGAGATGTCATCGGATAAAGTCACGAATTTGGCCGCGGAAGCGATGCATAGTCACGCAAACAGTCGTAATTTAAAAACGGTCGTCCAGCGGTGGACCAGTTCCGATCGATTAAACTACTCCATCGAGCTGATACCGAAGGAGGATTTCGTCCTTGATCTGAGTCGACTGAGGGCAGGATCGTGTCCGGTTTTCTGTTCGCTGCCATGGATCTCGGACAATAATCTGCAGTACACCCGCTTCGTCGATACCCCGATGCTGAAGATGACCGCCAAAATTGTTCCGCACTGCACGGTGATGAACCACCTGTCCTGTTACAACATCACCGAGGCCCAGGTGGACAAGTTCGTCGAGATGGGCAACTGGAATTTATTCATAATCCGGGGCGATACGGTCAGCGAAGGCCAGCGTTTCCCACACGCTGCCGATCTGGTCCAATATCTGCGGGCCAAAAACATCCCCGAAATGACCATTGCCGTCGGGGGTTATCCGTATGTGCACCCCGAGTCACCTTCAATGGAGGATGACGTCAAATATCTTAAGCAGAAG GTCGATCTCGGTGCCGACTTCATCCTCACACAGACGCTGTACGATGCCGATTCGTTTCTGCGCTACGTGGACGAGTGCCGGCGGGCAGGCATCACTGTCCCGATTGTGCCGGGCTTCTTCCTGCCGCAGACCTACGACCAGCTGGAAACGGTACTGGCGTTGACCCGGGTCAATCCCCCGGCATCGGTGCTGGAACTGCTGCGATCCCACGCCCAAGACGAACCGGACCAGTTTGAGGCGTGGGTGGTGAGTCATTTTTCGGAAGTGGTGCGAACATTGCGGAAGCAACGACCGGACGAAGCCAAGCTAGTGCACTTTTTCACGTTTAATCGGTTGGACGTGCTCCGGAAGATACTGGATCGGTTGACCGATCTGTTTTGA